ACTGTCACTATATTAGATGCATTATTACCGAATGATGCTGAGGTAGATAATGAATCAAAATTTGGGCGGCGAATATCTTTACCTACACTGGCTCTAACGACCACATCTTCAACTAATTCAGCTGCTAGATTGATTCTAGGTAAGAAAAAATTGTAACTGCTAGATTGTGAACTTGGCGTAACAACATTATTGACCACACTTGTACCTAAGGACTCAATATCTGTCGTAACATAACGGGCTCCAATATTACCTGTCACTAAGGTATCGCCCAATTCGATTTCATAATCACCTTGTACATATAGCGCTGTTGTTTCTTCAGTAATATCAAAAAATGAATCAATTTTTATCGCTGGCGTTTTAAGTGAGTTATTGACTTGTTCGCCATGCAGAGCATTGTTTGCAACAATCGCGTTATTAAGAGTATCAATTACGAATTGAGGATTATTAAATGATACGTCGTTATCTATGATCAAATAGTCCTTAATAAACAGCTCGCGACTATCTCCATCGTTAAAGTTATTCGCGCCAGGTGTGACTATATCTGCAAATAAATCGGCTCTTGGACGGTTCCACTGACCAAAACTATTATTAGTATCTTCGTTGTTGGTCATATTGGTGGTTTTGTTCCAGCGCAGACCCGTATTTAAATCAGTAAAGAAAGGCATGATCGAAGAAACATCATACTCAAAATCTACCCTAGCAGCCGCTTCAGTTGCTTCTCTGGTTAATAAACCTTGACCAATACTTCTTATTGCATAATTACTAGGAGTCAACAATTGGGCCGTAGTTGGCGTTTCTGGTAATCCTTGGGCAATACCAAACTCAAAGGTGTTATTAGCAATTTGAAAAATGGCCGGTGTGCCATTGTCATTAAGGGTGTTAGGTCCTGGTTGTGTGTCATTCGGGTTGATAAAATCAAGGGTTGAATTTAGGGATGGATTATCTGATTCAGAATCTGAATAAGAAAGCTCTGCATTCAGTTGGAAATCGTCACCTGTCCACTCACTACCAAATGCAAATACTCGGCTTTGTGTTAAACGTGAAGAGTTCGTATTTGCCGTTCTAAGGTTGGGATCTATACGTTCTATACCATTAACCACCTCTGAACCAACTCCTAAAATACCACTCGTCACCACTGTCACTTCGCCTAAGTCTAGCATGCCAAACTCACCATCAACCGTACCTAAATTGATAGTTTCAAAACCAGTATTGGTTGTGGCATCGATAACAGGATTACCTCCTGTTCCTGAAAATGAGGCACGAGAATTCGCACGAACACTCTCTTGATCGTTGATTGTGGCATCAAAATATAGTTTTAAGTTATCAGATGTCTGTAACTCAATAGAGCCAGTTAAGTTTTTCGTTTCATAATTCTGTGCGGTTAAATATTGATCTAGATACTGAGTACGTAAAAATGGAAAAGCTTCGGCACTGGCTCTGCCTGAGTCAGGTTCGACCACTCTATCACGGTCAAAGCGTGGCACGGCAGATGCTACATCTTGTTGAGCGTAACTGCCTGTTAATACCAGACCAAGTTTACCTAAATCTGTTTGCCAGTTATCACCAAAAGTTCCAGAAATTTTAGGTGTAGTTGAATCCGCTAAATTACTATTTTCAGCTTGAACTCTAAATTGGGTTAACCTTTCTTTTAAACTGTTACCACGTAAAGTTCGTAAATTAATGGTTCCGCCAACAGAGCCTTCTACCGTTTTGGCGGTTGAAGCCTTGGTTATTTCTAATGATGCTATTAAGGCGGCGGGTAAGTCTTCGAAACTAATACCTGTGCGGTTACTGCCAGAAGTAACGGTAGAAACGCCATTAATTTCTACTCTGTTCGCGTCTGTTCCGCGAATTTGTACACTAGTGCCAACACCATTGGTTCTGTCTATCTGAACACCGGTAATATTTTCCAGCACTTCTGCTAAGTTATTGTCAGGAAGTTTACCTATGTCTTCAGCTTTGATTACTTCTTTTAAATTAGCTGCTGCTCTTTTTTCAGCTAATGCACTAGCAAGCGCGGTACGAATACCTGTTACTTCTATCACTTCGGTTTGTTCAGCTGCATTTTCATCAGCAGACTGAGCTAGTGTGACTCCTGATAAACCACTTAATGCAGCCGTGACAGCGAGGGCTAATGTATGTTTTTTGCTAAACAATATTGTCATTATTAATGCTCCAAGTTATATGTTGTAAGTTGTATGTTGTAATACAAGTTAATTTATTTAAACATATTAATAATCAATATCAAAACTTTTTAACAAAGTTTATACAATTTTCAGTGTTTCTAGAGGGGGGCGGTTACAAGTAAGTGTTCTTTTTTAAATTTAAAAGATTAAGCTTTTGTTTTTATTGGTTTTAGTGGTTTGTTTAAATAGGTATAAAAACACTGAAAGATAATTGCATTGAACTAGTTGTAGACATTGATACTTGCTTTTTAGGGTCTATATTTGGCGATTTGAGATAAGGGGGAATAATTGGGTTAATTTTTAAGGGCTGTATTTTTGTATTTAATCAGTACATGTAATAAATGTAGAGCTTTTATTCTTAATCTTATCTTATAAGTTATTGCTTGATTCGTGCTTAGATTGAACCCTGAGTTAGGTTTTAAAGTCTAGCTATGATTTGTGTTTGTAATTTGCCTTTATTATTTCCCCAAGCGAATACTTGGGAAAATATTTCACACTTCTGCTGGCAAAGACCTTTTATGTTTTTGGCTATCTTGTTGATATAAGGCTAGACCAGAAATAATTGCACATGCACCGATAATAACATTCAAGGTAATCACTTCATTATTCAAGGTGCTGCCTAAAATGATGGCAAAAACCGGCGTCATCATAGTGATCAGTGCCACGCTGCCAGTGGTGAGTTTCTGTAAAATATAAAAATAACAAACAAAACCAATGAGTGAACCAAATACCCCCAAATAAATAATAGTGATAATAGATTTACGGCTCCAAGTATCAACTGGCAAGGTACCATCCATAAGCAACCATGTAACGAAATACAACGGCACGGCAAATAACATTGAGCCCACCATAGTGGCTGCAGGATGGATCTCAATTTTTACGGTTTTGATCAATACAGCACTGTAGCTGAAACTAATAACCCCTAAGGCGATTAATACCATACCTTTCCAAGCATCATGGGCCATGTTGACATTATCTGCGAAAACAATAGCTAAACCTATAAACGCCAAGCCAATGGCTATTATTTTGTTCAGCCCCAATTTGGGTTCATCCAGCAGTTTATAAGCTAATACACCTGTGATAATCGGTGACATACCAAAGGCTAAGGACATCATGCCTGTTGATATATACGCTGCGGCTAAGTATGAACTAAACATACCGCCAAATAAGCCGATTGAAGAAAATGCATAAAGTTTTAGTGCAGATGAGTGCAGTGGTAGCTTAATTCGAAATACGCCCAACAGCGCAGATCCTAACACTAAGGCAATCGTCATTCTAAGAAAACCCGCCATGCTAGGCTGCACAGACTCACTGCTCCATGCTAGTCCTAACGGAGTAGTAGACCAAACCAAAACAACGGTTAGGTAGGCAATTGCGACTTTCATTTTTGTACTCCTTTTCTGTTGTTATTCACAGATAACCCAAAGAGTGAAGCTATTTAGTCGCGTTTTATCAATGTTGGGGGATAGAAAGATAAAAGCCGCAGACTGAATGCTGCGGCTTTTGAGGTATTTATATTAGTCTACATCAAACCACAGCAAGAATAAGCCAGCGCACAGAGATCGCCAGACGATCAATAGGTTGAAGAATGTGATGTAGATTAAGTTGGGTCATTTTAAAATATTTTATCTTTTAGTTGATAGCTAATATTGTTTAATTAAATTCATCATTATCGTTTTAGATTACGGTAATACCAAATAATGTCAATCGTAATTTTGCTGTTGATAAGGAGCGCTTACCGCGCTTATAGAGACATCCA
The sequence above is a segment of the Paraglaciecola sp. L3A3 genome. Coding sequences within it:
- a CDS encoding TonB-dependent receptor, with protein sequence MTILFSKKHTLALAVTAALSGLSGVTLAQSADENAAEQTEVIEVTGIRTALASALAEKRAAANLKEVIKAEDIGKLPDNNLAEVLENITGVQIDRTNGVGTSVQIRGTDANRVEINGVSTVTSGSNRTGISFEDLPAALIASLEITKASTAKTVEGSVGGTINLRTLRGNSLKERLTQFRVQAENSNLADSTTPKISGTFGDNWQTDLGKLGLVLTGSYAQQDVASAVPRFDRDRVVEPDSGRASAEAFPFLRTQYLDQYLTAQNYETKNLTGSIELQTSDNLKLYFDATINDQESVRANSRASFSGTGGNPVIDATTNTGFETINLGTVDGEFGMLDLGEVTVVTSGILGVGSEVVNGIERIDPNLRTANTNSSRLTQSRVFAFGSEWTGDDFQLNAELSYSDSESDNPSLNSTLDFINPNDTQPGPNTLNDNGTPAIFQIANNTFEFGIAQGLPETPTTAQLLTPSNYAIRSIGQGLLTREATEAAARVDFEYDVSSIMPFFTDLNTGLRWNKTTNMTNNEDTNNSFGQWNRPRADLFADIVTPGANNFNDGDSRELFIKDYLIIDNDVSFNNPQFVIDTLNNAIVANNALHGEQVNNSLKTPAIKIDSFFDITEETTALYVQGDYEIELGDTLVTGNIGARYVTTDIESLGTSVVNNVVTPSSQSSSYNFFLPRINLAAELVEDVVVRASVGKDIRRPNFDSLSTSASFGNNASNIVTVGNPALEPEQIWSYDLSFEYYLSPSSFVSAGIFHKERENLITVIQDDPAEPIGATGQIERDVTDPCEGGGIFNPNVSPEDYNVFSSRTDTQGICVSKRSSVNAVGTETQSGIELAGQYDLAAYEDELGWASGFGVIANYTYQESGAALETFQNASAPINQILNRTDTDNSTATLDDDVVTLRSKLNNLSENAYNVTVFYDKYDLNVRMRYTWRDAFTQGVGRFSIPPVIGARGQFNMSVSYDINENYSVGIEGVNLTREDKTSWCFNENTLLCSQSLTDRRVTLSVTGKL
- a CDS encoding DMT family transporter: MKVAIAYLTVVLVWSTTPLGLAWSSESVQPSMAGFLRMTIALVLGSALLGVFRIKLPLHSSALKLYAFSSIGLFGGMFSSYLAAAYISTGMMSLAFGMSPIITGVLAYKLLDEPKLGLNKIIAIGLAFIGLAIVFADNVNMAHDAWKGMVLIALGVISFSYSAVLIKTVKIEIHPAATMVGSMLFAVPLYFVTWLLMDGTLPVDTWSRKSIITIIYLGVFGSLIGFVCYFYILQKLTTGSVALITMMTPVFAIILGSTLNNEVITLNVIIGACAIISGLALYQQDSQKHKRSLPAEV